The nucleotide window TAACATACTGCTTGCGCCTAAACTAACGTAGTTATGCACCATAACTGAAAGTAAACATGTAAAGTTGTAGGTGATAGAGTTGACTTCTCACAATTTTATAATGGCTGTAGACAAGACAAGACGACTTCAAGAAGGATGAATTCATTTCAAGCAATACTGAGCAGTTAAGTGTGTGATTcgcaattttcaatttttcaaaaagtgCCTATATTTGTATTGaagaattaaatttctttttttagatttGTTTGTTCGTTGAAACACTATGAGTTTGTCAGAGCATTGGTGCAACACAAACTAAGTGGAGGAAATGGCTAGATAAATGGCCAAACAATATCTGGTTTTTGTCAACAATGCCCGACTTCAGCAATAAGATTGTCCACAGCACGATAGTATCATGAAGCAGAAGAATGAATCTGCTGGCCATAGCAGCTGAATAAAGGGGAGTACAGGTTTTTTAGTCGTAAGCCTACCTGATTCCTATGCTGCGGACCAAGCCCAGGGATACTAAATTTTCCATTCCGTGCCAAGTAGTCTCCAATGATATGGTGGTATCAATATCAAGAACACCATCCTCACCCAATGCACTAGAGGTTGTACCAATTCCTGAATGCATTTATAAGAAACACAATGCGCCATTTCAAAAGGAGAAAATTCTTGATTTCAAGCCAAGGCCAAGATTAAAGTAGAGTATTGATTACTAGATGTTTAAATCTATACTATAAGTATTGaaatcaaatattgattttgcTGAATAGTTCATTTGGGTTTTAAGTCATATAAAGTCAAATCACCAAATAATTGGAAATCAGGAAATTTAAGCATCAATAATCAGCTAACAATCACTATGTGCCTTTGATCCAAGCAGTACTTGTCGAAATACCAGCTATTCGTTTTTGCCATACAGTTATTATGTACAACATCCTTCAGTGTGAGATGTGCAATAAGCATAATAATCATGATCTGAATGATAAAAATGCAATAGCTAATATGCTGTATCAGCCATAAGTTATGGTCTCCCCCCCTCACAACTCAAAAAAAGGAAacgaaaaaaaagagataaatgcGGAAAAGTTTGAAGAAGTCAAAGGTAATAAGACCAGCAGCTTTACCTGTATGTTTTGTGGCTACGGGGAAGTGAACAAGGTAGAGATCCAGATAATCCAGGCCTAACTTCTTAAGACTGTCTTTACAGGCCTCAAGAACATGACCATGGTCTGAGTTCCAAAGCTGCAAAAAAGAGAGTCGATACTCATTGCCAGGTATATGTAATTCTCAGTGAAATGCTAAAACTGAGTCGACAGATGAAATTAACATTTTTGCACTAACCTTTGTTGTAATGAAAAGATCCTCCCTCTTCACGATCCCCGTCTGAAATGCTTCTGCGAGTGCTTCCCCAACTTCAGCTTCATTTTGATAGTCAGCTGCAAGCATTACCAAATGTCAGGTGACACTATTCCAAGAACATATATAGTAGCAAAGACACATTCAAAAGTTAAGTGGATCAGTGATGAGTAGCATTACACCTATTACTTGTTTGTGACAACGCGCCACCCTTAACATAAATATACATCtttgaacattttttaaaacataagggTATGTCCAAGCAGCTTACTTGTTCCACCTGTTACCTACTACCTCCCACTAGCAGATGTATGGGTAAGTGATAACTATCCCCACAGATGTGGTAGAAATCTAGTTACTTTATTAAGTATTGTTTTTTGTTTCTGCAGGGACTTAACCATCTACTTACTAAATATACATAACGCGTGTGGAAGAAAATCAATGCAGCTGAAACTTTACTTAAAGGTGGTATTCTCCACAACCCCAACTAGTAAGGAGCAAGATtctattttaaaatgatttaaggGAGGGGCCATAGTCCATACCTAGTGTTATCAAAAGCACAAAAAGTTCGTTAGGTATGTTAGGACTATAgagggaaaaaaaatacaaatatatatgtatagtgTATCCTCGGAAAAAGGAAAAGTGTGTCTTTTAACTTGAGGATGATACATTTAAGCCCACATTAAGCGAGACAAAACACTCAAACATGTTTTAAACCTAGCTTTAGGACTAGAATGGTCATACAACTAGTTATAACTTATACTAATAGTTAAGTAATTAAGACTAAAAGTACAATCCAGAATTACCCATGagtgaaaatcaagaaatcacaTTCAATCTAGCAATCCAAACGGAGGAACTTTTTCTATCTATCTAATGAAGAATCAAGAATGAAAAGAGCAAGAAagtaaaatcaagaaaaaaagaaaagtagttACCAGCACAATCAAAGTGACGGTAGCCAATCTTGATGGCGTTGATGAGAAGATCTTTTATATCTTTTCCTTCCATTCGCCAAACACCCAATCCCACAATCGGCATCTTGTAGCCGCTCTTCAGTGTTATCGCCATTTCTGCTCTCTCTGTGtgtttgtttttcttgattACTTGAAACTAGTGGACCTGCAATTGACTGGTGTTTCACTGTCTTATATAAATGGCCTTGCAAAAAGTTTTATGGGCTCCCAATTTTATTTGTTGGCCCAATTGGTCTTCCCAGCATGTCAAAGGGAAAATGACAACTAACAACACAGATTGAATTGAAAAACGATTGTCTTAGAATCAAGAGTTTATCAAAAATAGTCTTTAAGCGTCGTAAACATCTTATCCTCTCCGGACCCATTTGTGAGACTATAGTGAGTATCTTGTTGTTATATTTACAATTACTTTTCGAATATCTGATATGGAATGTAAAAGATTCTTACACTATCTATGCGTATGAAGTATATGACACACCTAAATATGTGGCTTAGTGgtcaaatgaaatattttgtgaCTCAAGATTTTCGTGGTTTAATGACTAGATAATCAATATTGGGGAGAGAGCCAGAAActagtgttgacacccaattttggccctcCACAATATGTATTgatcatcgagcttcttcaatttcaaacgatttgaaataattagcttTTAATAAAAGTTGCAATgtatttcaagttttaaaaaaaaataataatatagttttgtcactatttttaaattttcaaataatacacatattttataaaattatatttagtacattttatgggtattcaaaaatcatctaaaaaaataataacaatttagtttttcctaaatatttggttaatttagtttagttaattaatagcttatatttttgagttaatcaatttataattaagttaatcattttattttgttaaaattaagaagctcgttaattaattagtaacaATTCATCTTATTTGATCTTTAGCCGAATTCATCAATCATCGAATTGGCTATGTGTTAAAATTCCATTGGTTAAATTTGGTAATGCAATGAGCCATTTCGGCTAAAATTGCAATACTTTGGTCAAATCCTAAAGACCAAATGGTTTTATAATAAACCCTTTTTCCAAATCTTGGCCCAATCTCATACAACCCATCAGCTACATACAACAATACACGACGTCTTCACAGCCAGCAGACGGAAGCAGCAACAATCTTTCCTCCAACGTTCACAAGCAGACGGAAAGCGATTCACGGCGTCTATGTACGCGTAACAGCTTTATTCTCGTCGTCTTCTTCACTAGTACAATGGTACTGTTCCAGTCGCGATTCCAGCGAAAAGACACCTGCAACAGCCGCATTTTCGTCCTTTTCCAGCTTAAGATGGAGACACGTCGACGCTCAAGGACATTGGAATCATCCTAGACGTCCACCTCGcccttcctcttcttcaaaTCTTTTGGATTTGAGCGAAAATAAGCTCTCCCCTGTTTGAGGATAAGAGga belongs to Solanum stenotomum isolate F172 chromosome 1, ASM1918654v1, whole genome shotgun sequence and includes:
- the LOC125871496 gene encoding NADP-dependent D-sorbitol-6-phosphate dehydrogenase-like; this encodes MAITLKSGYKMPIVGLGVWRMEGKDIKDLLINAIKIGYRHFDCAADYQNEAEVGEALAEAFQTGIVKREDLFITTKLWNSDHGHVLEACKDSLKKLGLDYLDLYLVHFPVATKHTGIGTTSSALGEDGVLDIDTTISLETTWHGMENLVSLGLVRSIGISNYDIFLTRDCLAYSKLKPAVNQIETHPYFQRESLVKFCQKHDICVTAHTPLGGAAANTEWFGSVSCLEDPALKGLSEKYKKTVAQVILRWGIQRNTVVIPKSSKLERLQENFNVLDFELTKEDMDLIKSLDRNYRTNQPAKFWGIDLYA